A region of the Parus major isolate Abel unplaced genomic scaffold, Parus_major1.1 Scaffold472, whole genome shotgun sequence genome:
ataataacaTGTAATAAAATGCTTAATAACTGTTATtctaaaaaaaacataattaactaaaaataatattttaaaatattttaataaataatttctatttatttataataaactGTAATAAAATGCTTAATAACtgggtttgaaaaaaaataattaaaaaataaagataattaatgattatttaaaatatttttacaaataattaatatttatttataatagaATGTAATAAAATCCTTAATAAATGTtgtttttgtaagaaaaaaacataaaaaattaactaaaataatactattttaaaatatttttataaataatatctATTTATATTACAATGTAATAAAATGCTTAAttgttgtttttctaaaaaaaacataaataattaattgaaaaataatcgtattttcaaatattttataaataatttatatttatttataatagaATGTAATAAAATGCTTAATAACTGGgtttgaaaaaataagaattaaaaaattatcataattaatgattatttaaagtgtttttataaataatttatatttataatagaatgtaataaaataacCAGacttagcttaaaaaaaacctaaaaaaacgCAGATTTGGcttaaaaggctttaaaaaaaaaacccaaaaaatcaaattcatgCCTAAAAATCTTCCTGAAAAGATTTTTCCACCCCACTCCTGAGTGCACCTGGAAACTGGGGCAgggaaatcccatttttttccccattttctccccatttttccccatttttttcccatttttcccctttttattccattttttcccattttatcccatttttcccttttttccccatttttttccattttccccccatattttccccattatttcccttttttcccattcttccattttttcctatttttttcccatattttccccattttttcccattttccccccattttttccccatgttccccccattttcctcccttttttccccgttttcctccattttccccatttttctccccattttctccccatttttcccattttttccccatttttttcccattttattcccattttattcccttttttaccatttttaacttttttcccattttttcccttcgtttccattttttcctatttttccccattttttcccatttttcccgtttttttttagcagaattGGAGCCctaaaatcagaaggaaaaagggaggaaaaatttccttttaaaattctccCGCCTTTCTCCTTCCCGCGCATTTCCCCCAGAGAAACTcccatcccaaaaaaatcccGGGATTCCGGGATCCAGGAGGCTCAGGATCCATCCCAAGGGATTTTTATGGAATTCTGGGATAGGGAGACCCTTCCTGGAGTCCCcaattcccagggaattcccaaaatcccttcccttgggatggggctggatccaagcccaggctgggaatggagggaattccatgggaaaaaCGGAatcttgggaaggaattcccggctgggctggaattccctggaTCTCTGAGAGTATCCAAGGAAAGCTTGGAGCATCCTGAGCTGTTCCTGGAATGGGATATTTGGAATTTCTGGAATGAAAATCAAGGAAAACTTGGGAGCAATCCCAAACCTTTTTATCCAAGGATTCAGATTCATCCCTTCGGCTCTTCCCAGGGATTTCCCGGAATTTTCCGTGCTCACTCCTTCCCGTTCCCGTTTTTCCGCAGTGCCGCGACGTGAGGACGCGGGAGGTCGGAATTCAGGAAATCCACCACAAAGTGAGGCCGTACCAGGTAAAAAATTCCCGGTTTTTTGTCTCATATCCGAGGAAATTCCCGGATAAACCGACCCTGCAGGGGGTTTGGGGTGAAATTCCTGCCTTCCCGGGTTTTTTCCCGATTAAAATCGTTGGGAATTTGGAGCTTTTTTGGGTGAATTTCCACGGGTTTTGGGCAAAGGAGGTTCACTGAAATATTCCATTTGTTTCGCTTTCCGTTCCCAAAATCCCGGAATCGTCCGTAAAAACAGCGGGATTGGCTcgtgggagaggaaggaaaacgTGTGCGGATGGATCGGAGCGTCCCGATGGGGAAATGCCGGAATCCTGGAATGATTTGGCTTGGGAGGGATCGTCCTGGGAATGTCCAGATCCTGGGAATGTCCAGATCCATGGAATGTCCAGACCCTGGGAATGTCCAGATCCTGGGAATGTCCAGATCCTGGGAATGTTCATATCCTGGGAATGTTCATATCCTGGGAATGTCCAGATCCATGGAATGTCCAGATCCATGGAATGTCCAGACCCTGGGAATGTCCAGACCCTGGGAATGTCCAGATCCATGGAATGTCCAGACCCTGGGAATGTCCATATCCATGGAATGTCCAGATCCTGGGAATGTTCATATCCTGGGAATGTTCATATCCTGGGAAATGTTCAGATCCTGGGAATGTCCATGGAATGTCCAGACTCTGGGAATGTCCATGGAATGTCCACACCCTGGGAATGTCCATATCCATGGAATGTCCAGATCCTGGGAATGTTCATATCCAGGGAATGTCCTGGGAATGTCCATGGAATGTCCACACCCTGGGAATGTCCATGGAATGTTCCCATCCTGGGAATGTCCAGATGCAGGGAATTTTCATGTTCTGGGAATGTCCAGATCCTGGGAATGTCCATGGAATGTTCACATCCTGGGAATGTCCAGATCCTGGGAATGTCCATATCCATGGAATTTCCAGATCCTTGGAATGTCCATGGAATGTCCAGATCCTGGGAATGTTCCCATCCTGCGAATGTCCAGGGAATGTTCACATTCTGGGAATGTTCAGATCCATGGAATGTCCATATCCAGGGAATGTCCAAAACCAGGGAATGTCCATGGAATATCCATTTCCTGGGAATGTCCAGATCCAGGGAATGTTCAGATCCTGGGAATGTTCCCATCCTG
Encoded here:
- the LOC107199155 gene encoding uncharacterized protein LOC107199155 isoform X1, whose protein sequence is MPLVSSGVEHGNLRELALARMKDLGTQCRDVRTREVGIQEIHHKVRPYQRDWLVGEEGKRVRMDRSVPMGKCRNPGMIWLGRDRPGNVQILGMSRSMECPDPGNVQILGMSRSWECSYPGNVHILGMSRSMECPDPWNVQTLGMSRPWECPDPWNVQTLGMSISMECPDPGNVHILGMFISWEMFRSWECPWNVQTLGMSMECPHPGNVHIHGMSRSWECSYPGNVLGMSMECPHPGNVHGMFPSWECPDAGNFHVLGMSRSWECPWNVHILGMSRSWECPYPWNFQILGMSMECPDPGNVPILRMSRECSHSGNVQIHGMSISRECPKPGNVHGISISWECPDPGNVQILGMFPSCECPWNVPILGMSRSREYSRSGNVQIHGMSRSWECPWNVHILGMFRSWECSDPWNVHIHEMSKSRECPDPGNVQTLGISTFWECSDPWNVHILGMFPSWECSDPGNVQGMSRSWECPGNVHGMSRLWECPWNVQTLGMSMECSHPGNVQMQGIFMFWECPDPGNVQTLGISMECPDPGNVHVLGMFPSWEYPYPGNVQIQGMSMECPVPGNVPILGMFRSWECSYPGNVPILGMFRSWECSHPANVHGMFRSWECPYPGNVQIPGISSPSSFADVLAGPKHSWILSFQ